caggaaaaaaaaaatcatgaccACGAAGGAAACGTGATGACGTCACGAGCGTTACGCCGCAGCCAACTTTCAGGACGGAGGAAAATCGTCTCTTTTCCATTTTTAATACgtcaaaaataatagttttgtgtggttttcctGTGCGGAACGTGTTTAAATCCCCTACAGTGAGTTAACATGGTGTGGTTGGATTCGGTTGTTAAGCAAATAGATGTAATAGACGCTGAACAGGTATGTATCTGTGTTTACCTGCTTCCTGCTGTGTCTTGTTGCTATACAtgccaaatatatatatttttatttttatttatttatttattagaaatTTAATAGAAACAGAAAAGCTTTCGTAGTATAAGTGCATacatgtttccatttttttggcTAATATACATGATATGTATTAAcaagaggtgtaaagagtattgaagtactgttacttgatttaaattggactcaagtacaagtaaatgtagctcaattaaaattgtactcaaagtaaaagttactagttactttcaccctttacttaaacatctcatgtataaacataaaaaggaagagaccaaatcctAATTCATTTTCTATAagggcatctgtataaaataaaaggtttgtcaaaatgtacaatttgaaaaataaatatataaatcaaataACAGCAATTGattgaattcaaaataaaataattatcagtctctaagtatagatacatttataaactttaaaactgacaatataacctccattcaatgctgttggtgcagtgcattacgtttcatttgattggtcggctatgatgtgatacatttaattgttgtctggtcatttcaattttttctactttcacaatgtctgttgatcattttaaaatcaaaaaacaaaaatgtactcagtaacggttggtaAGTAAAATTAGTACAAGTACCtattaaagcaactcaattacagtaacgtgagtacttaataaacataaatacactgcTTGAATGGGAGTGGGATGAAGCAGCATTTAATATCTATTCTTTAAGGGTTTATTATGGGTTAGGCGAGACTCTGGCAGACCTTCTACAGAGTGATAATGGGTGAACTGAACTCTTTCtgtgtgtatgtttatttgttctTCTGATCATTGGTCAGTTTAACCTCCTCTTCCTTCTCTATGTCCAGGAACGGCAATGAACACATCCTGAAACCTACGAGGAACCCTCATGGCCTGCAAGAACCAGGAATCAGTGGACGATGGGGGGCGGAGTCTCATCAGATCTCCATCAGGGGCCTGTGATGGAGATCTCGTGGACCAGGCCACGTCCTCCACCCCAGTGTTTGTCTATGTGTTGGCTTTCTTTTCTGCATTGGGAGGGTTCCTCTTTGGGTATGACACTGGGGTGGTTTCTGGGGCCATGCTGCTCATCAAGAAGGAGATGAACCTGAATGCTTTGTGGCAGGAGCTCTTGGTCTCCAGCactgtggctgctgctgctctctcCGCATTGACCGGGGGCTTTTTGAATGGCTGGCTTGGACGCAGGATCTGTATTCTAGTGGCCAGCGCCATTTTCACAGCAGGAGGTTTGCTCTTAAGTTTTGCCCCTGATAAGGGGGTGCTTCTTGTTGGGAGAATCATTGTTGGACTGGGCATAGGTAAGtacatttacattgtttttattttcatattcaccCAAATCTGTGCATGACAAGCTTTCACCTATTCAATGTGCAATCATTTCACATTGTCTCATTGGAAGCAACGCCCCACATACATTTACGCACTGATCTTATTTCTAAAGTCATTTAATTGTGAGAACATAAATAACCCAACCCCTTTTAAAATTCAAAGACTTGAATGCAATGCACTGATGCAAATATGTGTaagtttttaaagtgcaaagcTCATGTAGTATTTCTATCTCATTTAGTTGATAAAAGTGATGCTACAGTTAGGAATTTAATAAAAGTTTTAGGTTTTGTCCAAAGGGGGATGGGCTAAATCTGCTTATTGATTATCTTAGGGGGAAAAATATATTCCCGCTGCTTGGGAAAGAAGTCTGACAAGATGgggcaaaaataaaattaaaaagcaaagtaaaactgggacagaaaaaaaaactaacaaatgcAGTGGAAAGCATGTGGCAATTTTTGTCGACTTAAATATTTGTTATACCGGTAGTTTTCGTCGACTACATCTTCTTAAGTAACAATAActatacaatatatacatacaaatatataaaactatatccaaatatatttatattttcattgactgataaaaactaaactgaacTATAGTTACATGTGATGAAatcaatcagaactcatgtgatcatgtggtctcaCATCAcatttgtgtttacattgttttacttttacacCATTCCATATAAGGTTAATCAATGGTACTGTAAATAAACTTTgagaaaatgcataaactcttattctgtatattttagtccACTGTAccagatttagtcaactaaatttaACTGACTAAAagtagactataactgaaatagtcctaatgactaaatttggactaaaactaagtcAAAACTTATTTTAGTCAATAAAccatgactaaaactaaatcagaaTTTGCTGTAAAAATTAACActgttttaatatatataactttaaagaataactaaacccctgctttctcctgacctaccactaggagggaaattaaaaaaaatgccttgattatgggcggtaCTACtgaagcagttaagacatgcccactctatactataacatctccaatgaacaatctatgctatgctaactagctactcattactcactatagctctctattcactcttctctcaccacacattgtagagcccacaggtgatagttttataaaaggggcggggctaacagtgctggtctgtgatgcaagatgggcccaaaatgtcacatgatcttattctcagccaatagcaaaaatcaactGTAATATCctagtttcaacccatagagggcagtcactctgacattttataactaaatactttgactaaaacgttgagagttggaccaggatcaataaaTAACACCACTTCATACCCACATATATTTGTattcaacagaaaaaaagtggtttagttactctttcacaaactattttctgaaaatgatCTCCATCTTTCAGGCATTGCTTCTATGACCGTCCCTGTGTACATCGCTGAGGTTTCCCCGACTCACCTCAGAGGTCAGCTGGTGACCATCAACTCTCTTTTCATCACTGGGGGCCAGTTCATAGCCAGTGTGGTCGATGGGGCTTTCAGCTACCTGAGCCATGATGGTTGGAGGTAGGTGTTTAGCGTTTACACACCTACTTGTGTTTTTTATAACCTTTGTCTAGCTGAGAAGAACCCTTCTTGTTTGTATTCTAAGGTACATGATGGGCCTGTCCGTTGTTCCTGCTGTGCTGCAGTTCTTTGGTTTTCTCTTCCTGCCAGAGAGCCCCCGCTGGCTCCTCCAAAAGGGTTTCAGCCAAGAGGCTAGTCGAGTTCTGAGCAGAATCAGAGGACGCTCCGATGTCGACGAGGAGTTTGAAACTATCAAGGCCAGCATCGATGAGGAGAAAGATTCAGGTGGAGGTAAATCTCAGGATTAACTGGTTTTATGCTGATTTgggaaaaaacatttatcagtAAATGTATTTCAAAAGAAGCAGTTAGGACCTACTTTTTTGTCCACATTAAATTCTAATAAGGATACTTGTCACAACATAATATAGGGGTGGGCAATTTTTATCagagtgggggccacaaaaatgtgtttgaagggccacattatgtacattaatatcagcattagaataatgaccaatctgagccttaacacaggaaacaacaacatttttgtgtgtttttctgtcattctgttgttgttttgtgtatttttccctgtaaaaaaaatacttattgtgtatttgtgttgtcattttacattttttttcttccatttctgttgtcattttgttagtttgtgtcttttttgtatttttcttgtatctttgtctaattttgtgtctttttgtgagtcatcttgtgtatatttgttgttgttttgttaattcttgtagtagttttgtgtgtttctggagttttttcCTAGtcttttacagtatttttctgtaatgtaattttgtgtatatttcagtgtgttcttgctgttgttttgtgtattttaatgtcattttgtgcgtttcatttGTGGGCCACATACAATTAGATGGGcctccagttgcctatgtctgaccTAATGTAATGATGAAAGGGGAGCATTTAAGCCGGTGCAATACATTGAGATTCAAGTTATATCAAGATTTATGTTTTGttaacacagaaaattacattatcacctaaaatgaataattttatttcatagcttattttgtatttaaaaatccattttcaGGCGTTGCTGCTTTTTCTACTTCTGAGAACAGAATGAAAAGACAGTTaaatggattactgagtgcgtcctcACCCAGagcttcccctaaacaagccacacaagtcactcacacgtgctgtcccttattggagaaaaagccaaaattggcacatattgtgcagctgtttgttaataaatttgATCAAATAATTGTGTTTCTGGTCACACTTAGAGGTGaaaatatctagatttatatcatatatcaccattttgaggagaattatcgagatatgaattttggtcgatatcgcccagctctaggaGTAAAATATGATCCCCAAACATCCACTCCAGAAATAATGATAGTTGCATTTTATAAAGTTTTTATTTCACCTCCATTTGTGGAAGTTCCATGGTTAACCCATTGtttcacatttacattatatatatgtatttaaagcCTTTATTCATGTGAATGATGTATTTTGTATGACATGcattttaaatctgtttatttCTAGATGGCCCGGTGATTCTGCGCATTCTTAACCACGGTCCGACTCGCAGGGCTCTCATTGTTGGTTGTGGCCTCCAGATGTTTCAGCAGCTGTCTGGAATTAACACAGTCATGTAGGTCAAATGTTCCCCATTCCAACTTATTAGTTGTGTGTTatctattaaaacatttttgattaATCAAAGAAACAAATTGAAGATGTGATACATATAACTTTAAAGACAAAACAGCTGcatttgtacaaaaataaatagtttacatCGGTGCAATGTTTTTCAATCTGGGGGTCGGAGCCCCAGGTGGGGTCGCTTGGAGTTTatatggggttgcctgaaatgtctagcaatacaaaagtgtcaaaaacaaaaaaactctgatttaaaaaaaaagtgttattctTTTCAACTTCACAGAATACAGTGAAGAAAgaaagtatttgaacaccctgctattttgcaagttctcctaCTTagaaatcatacttattttcagctgtatcacacgaataaattgttaaaaaatcatagattgtgatttctggatttttctttttaggttatctctcatacagtggacatgcaccttccatgaaaattccagactcctccatgatttctaagtgggagaacttgcaaaatagcagggtgttcaaatacttattttcttcactgtatgtATTCTATTCTTtaattttgtcaaatataaatgtagttctaatttgatttaaaatgcagtaaaataaatactgtatctgAGCTGGCCGATcgtgtcactaatcctggctactctgtatttgtaatacagtataacaaacatcatcaaaaactaattctagagacCAGACATTCTTGATATCAATCAATTGGGTCACAATCTAAAAAAAGGTTCAGAACCACTGTGTTTGTTGTTAATTTCACGATGATGTCATCTGTTCTGCTGCTGTAACTTCCCCAATCATTTCTCATCCTTGTATCTTACTTTTGTTGTAACACAGTCTTGATTCCATGTGCAGGTACTACAGTGCCACCATTCTGCAGATGGCTGGTGTCCGGGATGATAAACAAGCCATCTGGTTGGCTGCTGCCACTTCCGCCACCAACTTTGTGTTTACCTTTGTTGGTGTGTGGCTCGTAGAAAGAGTGGGGCGCAGGAAGCTGACCCTGGGCAGTCTTTTAGGTTTGTTTTGCACTGATGAATAAATTGTGGCTGCGTCTGAATATttcttcctatctcctttcctatccactttcctTTAACTCcgtggatgatgtcacaaggttaaggaaaggtgttaggagacttcctaaaggagttatgctgttttgacaatcagacgcacttccactaggtgacaaTAATCTGACAGCggcaaaggttagtgacgtctgccgtcgtgaaaaaaatacaaatttccttctcaatgtgatgttcttttagtttcacttttgttcctcgtagccaggtagcctcctttcctttgatttacattcaaacctgtgatttttgagattatatcagtggaaagtgttggaaatttttggaaatttaaacCATGTGATAGCCTTTCCcaaactcctttaggaagtctcctaactccTTTTCTTAACCCTCTGACATCATCCacaggttaaggaaaagtggataggaaaggagataggagggactatttggatgcAGCCCATGTTTCTAAAATAATGACCGTATGTGCGTGATGAGAAATCTTCCACTGATGCTTGAATAGTTTTTTTGCCTTTAAAGCTTTATTGTTGCGTGTGTAGGAACTGGTCTGAGTCTGTCTTTGTTGGCTGTCGGCTTCTTGCTGTCCGCCCAGCACTCTCCATCCATAACCCTCCACCCTGTGGACTTGTACAACTCATCTTGTTCTCATTACGGGTAAGAATGAAAAGTTTGTTCTACTCCTCCCACAAAAATGTTTGGAATCTCCTTacaaaaaacaagttaatttaAAAGGACAATTGTAAGATCTTAGAACCAGAAACCTCCTCCCACAGATGTTTGAACATTAACTGAAACATTAAAAGATAATGTCACCAATCAAAGGTTTGTTAGAGCTAAAGCTTTCtaggaataataaaaacagctcaggtctgaaccacaacaaagaggtcagaacacatttaaagt
This genomic window from Gouania willdenowi chromosome 6, fGouWil2.1, whole genome shotgun sequence contains:
- the LOC114464552 gene encoding proton myo-inositol cotransporter-like isoform X1 produces the protein MACKNQESVDDGGRSLIRSPSGACDGDLVDQATSSTPVFVYVLAFFSALGGFLFGYDTGVVSGAMLLIKKEMNLNALWQELLVSSTVAAAALSALTGGFLNGWLGRRICILVASAIFTAGGLLLSFAPDKGVLLVGRIIVGLGIGIASMTVPVYIAEVSPTHLRGQLVTINSLFITGGQFIASVVDGAFSYLSHDGWRYMMGLSVVPAVLQFFGFLFLPESPRWLLQKGFSQEASRVLSRIRGRSDVDEEFETIKASIDEEKDSGGDGPVILRILNHGPTRRALIVGCGLQMFQQLSGINTVMYYSATILQMAGVRDDKQAIWLAAATSATNFVFTFVGVWLVERVGRRKLTLGSLLGTGLSLSLLAVGFLLSAQHSPSITLHPVDLYNSSCSHYGSCESCMLDPSCGFCYRENTTEVYDSSCVPVDEASSDHAAWGRCSNQTDLSPFWAYNYCPTSYSWIILMGLILYLAFFAPGMGTMPWTVNSEIYPLWARSTGNACSAGVNWIFNVLVSLTFLHVAQFLTYYGAFFLYTALVVLGMFFIWACLPETKGLQLEDIEQLFNGPTCFCGDMSPNDDRHVQYAPRGPPLSAAQYGAVGSERGIAYITVSTMSRCLWMCYCAVTDLYLPF
- the LOC114464552 gene encoding proton myo-inositol cotransporter-like isoform X2; this translates as MACKNQESVDDGGRSLIRSPSGACDGDLVDQATSSTPVFVYVLAFFSALGGFLFGYDTGVVSGAMLLIKKEMNLNALWQELLVSSTVAAAALSALTGGFLNGWLGRRICILVASAIFTAGGLLLSFAPDKGVLLVGRIIVGLGIGIASMTVPVYIAEVSPTHLRGQLVTINSLFITGGQFIASVVDGAFSYLSHDGWRYMMGLSVVPAVLQFFGFLFLPESPRWLLQKGFSQEASRVLSRIRGRSDVDEEFETIKASIDEEKDSGGDGPVILRILNHGPTRRALIVGCGLQMFQQLSGINTVMYYSATILQMAGVRDDKQAIWLAAATSATNFVFTFVGVWLVERVGRRKLTLGSLLGTGLSLSLLAVGFLLSAQHSPSITLHPVDLYNSSCSHYGSCESCMLDPSCGFCYRENTTEVYDSSCVPVDEASSDHAAWGRCSNQTDLSPFWAYNYCPTSYSWIILMGLILYLAFFLFFLGTMPWTVNSEIYPLWARSTGNACSAGVNWIFNVLVSLTFLHVAQFLTYYGAFFLYTALVVLGMFFIWACLPETKGLQLEDIEQLFNGPTCFCGDMSPNDDRHVQYAPRGPPLSAAQYGAVGSERGIAYITVSTMSRCLWMCYCAVTDLYLPF
- the LOC114464552 gene encoding proton myo-inositol cotransporter-like isoform X3, whose product is MACKNQESVDDGGRSLIRSPSGACDGDLVDQATSSTPVFVYVLAFFSALGGFLFGYDTGVVSGAMLLIKKEMNLNALWQELLVSSTVAAAALSALTGGFLNGWLGRRICILVASAIFTAGGLLLSFAPDKGVLLVGRIIVGLGIGIASMTVPVYIAEVSPTHLRGQLVTINSLFITGGQFIASVVDGAFSYLSHDGWRYMMGLSVVPAVLQFFGFLFLPESPRWLLQKGFSQEASRVLSRIRGRSDVDEEFETIKASIDEEKDSGGDGPVILRILNHGPTRRALIVGCGLQMFQQLSGINTVMYYSATILQMAGVRDDKQAIWLAAATSATNFVFTFVGVWLVERVGRRKLTLGSLLGTGLSLSLLAVGFLLSAQHSPSITLHPVDLYNSSCSHYGSCESCMLDPSCGFCYRENTTEVYDSSCVPVDEASSDHAAWGRCSNQTDLSPFWAYNYCPTSYSWIILMGLILYLAFFAPGMGTMPWTVNSEIYPLWARSTGNACSAGVNWIFNVLVSLTFLHVAQFLTYYGAFFLYTALVVLGMFFIWACLPETKGLQLEDIEQLFNGPTCFCGDMSPNDDRHVQYAPRGPPLSAAQYGAVGSERGIAYITLK